A section of the Candidatus Paceibacterota bacterium genome encodes:
- a CDS encoding F0F1 ATP synthase subunit gamma — translation MGAQLRVYRRRMRSVKATKKITKAMELISASRIVKAQQKVWASTPYANELTRAVSALATYSSTDHPLTTAEENPMRAAVLIITSDRGMAGAYSNNAIKEGEQLATLLRERGLEVRPYLVGRKAVNYYKFRNRAVAGSWTGFSDSPTYENAKEVADALIKAFVADASSEDFGIDEIHIIYTEFQSMMTQTAMAKRMLPLEVVETDEPIPEGLLPMYEFEPDATSVLDALLPRYIEARIFNAMLQSAASEHAARRRAMKSATDNADDLIKSLTRRANAARQAEITQEISEIVGGADALASASAGRE, via the coding sequence ATGGGAGCCCAACTACGCGTTTATCGCCGCCGGATGCGTTCGGTAAAAGCGACTAAAAAGATTACGAAGGCTATGGAGTTGATTTCGGCCTCTCGTATTGTCAAGGCGCAGCAAAAAGTTTGGGCCTCCACTCCGTATGCAAACGAATTGACCCGCGCGGTTTCCGCGTTGGCTACTTATTCCTCCACGGACCACCCGTTGACCACTGCAGAAGAGAATCCAATGCGCGCAGCGGTTTTGATTATTACATCTGATCGAGGCATGGCCGGTGCTTATTCAAACAACGCGATTAAGGAAGGCGAGCAACTCGCGACCCTTCTGAGAGAGCGCGGTCTGGAAGTCCGCCCATACTTGGTGGGACGCAAAGCGGTGAATTACTACAAGTTCCGCAACCGTGCTGTTGCTGGATCATGGACGGGATTCTCCGATAGTCCGACTTATGAAAATGCCAAGGAAGTTGCTGACGCACTCATCAAGGCGTTTGTGGCGGATGCATCAAGTGAAGATTTTGGAATCGATGAGATTCACATTATCTATACCGAATTTCAATCAATGATGACCCAGACTGCCATGGCAAAGCGAATGCTGCCCCTCGAGGTTGTCGAAACTGACGAACCAATTCCTGAGGGCTTGCTGCCAATGTATGAGTTTGAACCGGATGCAACCAGCGTGCTTGACGCGTTGCTTCCCCGTTATATCGAAGCTCGAATCTTCAACGCGATGTTGCAATCAGCTGCTTCCGAGCACGCTGCTCGCCGTCGTGCGATGAAGTCAGCGACTGACAATGCTGATGATTTAATCAAGTCGCTCACGCGGCGTGCGAATGCGGCCCGTCAGGCCGAAATTACCCAGGAAATCAGTGAAATTGTTGGCGGCGCAGACGCGCTTGCCTCGGCTAGTGCAGGGAGAGAATGA
- a CDS encoding F0F1 ATP synthase subunit delta, translating to MRAHFGGSSRESLKVSRSAIDAAVKGATPEAASTLSTELFFAEMILAGSIGLRRAITDPSRDNAAKATLVTEIFGKTVDAKTLGILTTISSLRWSSSGDLVQVIEQLAIEAEASAANMGNELDRVEDEFFATSQAISQSFDLRKALLVPDAVAAKGALIQKLLGKSATASTIKLVIHLVNNLRGRSIEAAFDDYLYALAARRNRVIAHVRVAAALTDAQHDRLVTVLTAQVGQPVRVNVEIDPTIVGGVSVMFGDEIVDGTISNRIADAGRALVGVHA from the coding sequence ATGAGAGCACATTTCGGCGGAAGCAGCAGAGAATCCCTCAAGGTTTCTCGCTCGGCCATAGATGCTGCCGTAAAAGGGGCTACCCCTGAAGCGGCGTCGACTCTAAGTACCGAACTTTTCTTCGCCGAGATGATTCTCGCTGGCTCTATTGGATTACGTCGCGCGATCACAGACCCATCACGTGACAACGCTGCGAAAGCAACTCTTGTCACTGAGATTTTTGGAAAGACTGTGGATGCGAAGACGCTGGGGATTCTCACCACTATTTCCTCGCTTCGCTGGTCTTCTTCGGGAGATCTCGTCCAGGTGATCGAGCAACTGGCGATCGAAGCTGAAGCATCGGCAGCCAATATGGGAAACGAACTAGATCGTGTTGAGGATGAATTCTTCGCGACATCACAAGCAATATCTCAATCCTTTGATCTTCGAAAAGCACTTCTGGTTCCGGATGCGGTAGCTGCAAAAGGTGCACTTATACAAAAACTTCTGGGGAAGAGTGCGACGGCATCGACCATTAAATTGGTGATTCATCTGGTCAATAATCTTCGCGGGAGAAGTATTGAAGCCGCCTTTGACGATTACCTGTATGCGCTCGCCGCACGTCGCAACCGCGTAATTGCCCATGTACGTGTTGCTGCTGCTCTAACAGATGCACAGCACGATCGACTTGTCACCGTTCTAACTGCGCAAGTTGGTCAACCAGTGCGGGTCAACGTGGAAATCGACCCCACCATTGTTGGGGGAGTAAGCGTGATGTTTGGCGATGAAATTGTCGATGGAACTATCAGTAATCGAATAGCGGATGCCGGACGAGCTCTCGTCGGTGTGCACGCGTAA
- a CDS encoding SDR family oxidoreductase: MTRTYVITGAASGIGAATSALLKERGAKVIGVDIHNSDISADLSTSIGRKDAARSAIKLSGGSIDGVIPCAGLVYSIAPTVSVNFFGVTEFLTELLPTLKNSSAPRVAIPSSMASLFPISSELVDAMLANDEARALLIAQGLVDQGPKTAGLIYGSTKRALSRWIRRECIKPEWAGAGIPLNAVGPGIVETPMVAGLIATEESRTAMDAMIPMPLNHYLKARQVSYLLAWLTSEENTHTTGQTIYIDGGADASIRGDNIWS, encoded by the coding sequence GTGACAAGAACATATGTAATTACGGGCGCTGCCTCTGGAATTGGAGCGGCTACTTCGGCCTTGCTTAAGGAACGTGGTGCCAAAGTAATTGGAGTGGATATTCATAACTCCGATATCAGCGCCGATCTGAGTACCTCCATCGGACGTAAAGATGCTGCAAGGAGTGCCATAAAGCTGAGTGGAGGAAGCATTGATGGTGTCATCCCTTGCGCTGGATTGGTGTATTCAATTGCCCCGACTGTTTCCGTCAATTTCTTCGGAGTCACTGAGTTTCTCACCGAGCTCCTCCCAACTCTGAAAAATAGTTCGGCGCCAAGAGTCGCCATACCAAGTTCGATGGCGTCCCTATTTCCCATTTCTTCTGAATTAGTCGATGCAATGCTCGCCAATGATGAGGCGCGGGCCTTACTAATTGCGCAAGGGCTAGTTGATCAAGGGCCTAAAACGGCAGGACTGATTTATGGTTCGACCAAGCGCGCACTTAGTCGTTGGATTCGTCGTGAGTGCATCAAACCGGAATGGGCGGGGGCAGGGATCCCACTCAATGCCGTCGGACCTGGAATTGTCGAGACCCCGATGGTCGCAGGATTGATTGCTACTGAAGAGTCCAGAACCGCTATGGATGCGATGATTCCTATGCCGCTCAACCACTACCTCAAAGCCCGGCAAGTTTCTTATCTGCTTGCTTGGCTTACCAGTGAGGAGAACACCCATACAACTGGTCAGACGATCTACATTGATGGCGGCGCTGATGCATCAATCCGAGGTGACAACATCTGGAGTTAA
- a CDS encoding F0F1 ATP synthase subunit epsilon: MSESVLGVELVTPEARVWSGQAKMVSARTVEGDLGILPGHEPLFGVLVDGKVSIKALDGAVSEFEVHGGFLSVSNNRVSILTESIS; the protein is encoded by the coding sequence ATGTCTGAAAGTGTGCTTGGAGTAGAACTCGTAACTCCAGAAGCAAGGGTCTGGTCCGGGCAGGCGAAGATGGTTTCTGCACGTACCGTAGAGGGTGACCTGGGAATACTTCCAGGTCACGAACCACTCTTTGGTGTACTAGTTGATGGAAAAGTAAGTATTAAGGCTCTCGATGGCGCCGTGAGCGAATTTGAAGTTCACGGCGGATTTCTTTCTGTCTCCAATAATCGTGTGTCGATCCTGACCGAGAGTATTAGCTAG
- a CDS encoding carboxyl transferase domain-containing protein, whose protein sequence is MSFPRLLTTIDLREPSFRERDAAFRDLIDEFMAQMARAALGGPESTRIRHQDRGKLLPRDRVTHLLDPGSPFLELSPLAANGMYGDEAPGAGLITGIGIISGRPAMIIANDATVKGGTYYPMTVKKHLRAQDIAFENRLPCIYLVDSGGAYLPLQHEVFPDREHFGRIFFNQARLSAAGIPQISAVLGACTAGGAYVPAMSDENVIVAGQGHIFLAGPPLVKAATGEEVSAEDLGGGAMHSRISGVTDHLAESEGQALIIIRSIVSTLPQGVSWLTPNSEVEPPLYSDGEILGIVPTDTRTTYDVHEVIARIVDGSRFLEFKAEFGETLVTGFAHIDGFLVGIIANNGVLFSESAQKGAHFIEICDQRKIPLVFLQNISGFMVGREYETGGIAKHGAKMVTAVACARVPKFTVIIGGSFGAGNYSMCGRSYDPRFLWMWPNARISVMGGEQAASVLATVKKDQLATKGEHWTSEEVEEFKEPIRAKYERESSAYFSTARLWDDGIIDPRDTRRVLSLALSISGLSPLPASSFGIFRM, encoded by the coding sequence ATGAGTTTTCCACGACTATTGACGACGATCGATCTGCGAGAGCCTTCCTTCCGCGAAAGAGATGCTGCGTTCCGAGATCTCATTGATGAATTCATGGCGCAGATGGCCCGCGCCGCCCTCGGGGGTCCAGAAAGCACACGCATCCGTCATCAAGATCGCGGAAAGTTGCTGCCGCGCGATCGCGTAACTCATCTTCTAGATCCAGGTTCGCCATTCCTCGAGCTCTCACCGCTGGCTGCGAATGGCATGTACGGCGATGAGGCGCCAGGCGCAGGATTGATTACGGGTATTGGAATCATCAGCGGCCGTCCAGCAATGATTATTGCAAATGATGCGACGGTAAAAGGTGGGACGTATTACCCCATGACAGTGAAGAAACATCTACGTGCGCAAGATATCGCATTTGAGAATCGCCTCCCGTGCATTTACTTGGTCGATTCGGGTGGAGCTTATCTGCCGTTGCAACATGAGGTGTTTCCAGACCGAGAACATTTCGGTCGGATATTTTTCAACCAAGCACGATTGAGCGCAGCAGGAATTCCACAAATCTCTGCAGTACTCGGAGCCTGCACGGCGGGAGGTGCATATGTTCCCGCTATGAGCGATGAGAACGTAATCGTTGCGGGGCAGGGTCACATCTTCCTAGCTGGCCCACCGTTGGTTAAAGCCGCAACTGGCGAAGAAGTGTCAGCAGAGGATTTGGGTGGCGGAGCAATGCATTCGCGCATCTCGGGGGTTACTGACCACTTGGCCGAGAGCGAGGGTCAGGCACTCATAATTATTCGCTCAATAGTTTCCACACTTCCCCAAGGCGTAAGTTGGTTGACGCCAAATTCAGAGGTGGAGCCGCCGCTGTATAGCGATGGGGAAATCCTCGGCATCGTGCCCACTGATACGCGAACGACTTACGATGTTCATGAGGTTATCGCCAGAATCGTGGATGGAAGTCGATTCCTCGAGTTCAAGGCGGAGTTTGGCGAAACGCTGGTCACGGGTTTCGCTCATATCGACGGCTTCTTAGTGGGAATCATTGCTAATAATGGTGTTCTCTTCAGCGAATCCGCTCAGAAGGGCGCTCACTTTATTGAGATCTGCGACCAGCGGAAGATCCCTCTGGTATTCCTGCAGAATATTTCTGGTTTCATGGTCGGTCGCGAATACGAGACTGGCGGTATCGCCAAACACGGCGCCAAAATGGTGACTGCGGTGGCCTGCGCCCGAGTGCCGAAATTCACTGTGATTATCGGCGGCTCTTTTGGCGCGGGCAACTATTCCATGTGCGGGCGATCATACGATCCGCGTTTTCTCTGGATGTGGCCCAATGCTCGCATTTCGGTGATGGGTGGGGAGCAAGCTGCTTCGGTTCTGGCCACTGTCAAAAAGGACCAACTTGCGACAAAAGGCGAGCATTGGACGTCGGAGGAGGTTGAGGAATTCAAGGAGCCAATCCGCGCAAAGTATGAGAGAGAAAGCAGCGCATATTTCTCGACTGCCCGGCTTTGGGACGATGGAATTATCGATCCGCGAGATACTCGCCGAGTCCTATCGCTCGCTCTATCAATCTCTGGTCTTTCACCATTGCCGGCAAGTTCTTTCGGAATTTTTCGGATGTAA
- a CDS encoding GNAT family N-acetyltransferase, translating into MNSEIEIVNALDPRCLELETAGYTVVGESWGAHLRLSDPIDLSLYAGKISGLQTLGYQVESLALGLANQVLELEVTNNPDYPYTPATAHATPTFESTRNLWKAGNGVFGAFKEGLLVGVVAASKGAKEVNIDFGSVRREHRGLGVGSAIVSLAISTYANLGERLFSTGGAAVNEASHATVRSLGFAVDEQWRSYQRPN; encoded by the coding sequence ATGAATTCAGAAATCGAGATAGTCAATGCCCTAGATCCCAGATGTCTAGAACTCGAAACTGCTGGTTATACAGTTGTCGGAGAATCATGGGGAGCGCATCTGCGCTTAAGCGACCCTATCGATTTGAGTCTATATGCGGGAAAGATTTCTGGATTACAGACGTTGGGATATCAGGTGGAATCCCTTGCACTCGGCCTTGCCAACCAGGTTCTAGAACTTGAAGTTACGAACAATCCCGATTACCCATACACACCAGCAACCGCGCATGCCACGCCGACTTTTGAAAGCACGAGGAACTTATGGAAAGCGGGCAACGGGGTTTTCGGCGCATTCAAAGAAGGACTACTCGTAGGAGTAGTGGCCGCATCCAAGGGAGCGAAGGAAGTAAATATAGATTTCGGTAGCGTGAGAAGAGAACACCGAGGCTTGGGAGTGGGATCTGCAATTGTGTCGCTCGCGATAAGTACCTACGCGAATCTTGGAGAGCGTCTTTTTTCGACTGGGGGCGCAGCAGTCAATGAAGCGAGTCATGCAACAGTGAGAAGTCTTGGCTTTGCGGTAGACGAACAATGGCGAAGTTATCAAAGACCGAACTAG
- the atpA gene encoding F0F1 ATP synthase subunit alpha, translated as MAELQIRPEEIRDALANFVKSYDPGVAARDEVGTVTQAGDGIARIEGLPSTMANELLQFENGTLGLALNLDVREIGVVILGDYAGIEEGTSVRRTGEILSVPVGDAFLGRVVDPLGRPIDGKGEIKADARRILELQAPSVVQRQPVKEPLATGIKAIDAMTAIGRGQRQLIIGDRQTGKTAVAVDTIINQLENWKTGDPKKQVKCIYVAIGQKGSTIASVKASLEEAGAMEYTTIVASPASDPAGFKYLAPYTGSSIGQHWMYAGQHVLIVFDDLSKQAEAYRSVSLLLRRPPGREAYPGDVFYLHSRLLERCAKLSDELGGGSMTGLPIIETKGNDVSAFIPTNVISITDGQCFLETDLFNAGVRPAINVGVSVSRVGGSAQTKAMKKIAGRLRLDLAQFRELEAFAAFGSDLDAASKAQLERGARMVELLKQGQYSPYSLEKQIVSIWAGTSGQLDDVAVADIRRFETELLDFIALERKSIFDVISETKELKDDTVTALEEAVTMFKSRFTSSVAKAINEAPVAALEGEKNEQVTKYVAPAVKK; from the coding sequence ATGGCCGAACTGCAGATCCGACCAGAGGAAATTCGCGATGCACTTGCGAATTTCGTGAAGTCGTACGATCCAGGAGTCGCTGCACGTGATGAGGTCGGAACGGTCACGCAGGCAGGCGACGGAATCGCCCGTATTGAAGGCCTTCCTTCCACAATGGCCAACGAACTTCTTCAGTTCGAGAATGGCACATTAGGTCTGGCCCTCAACCTCGACGTCCGCGAAATCGGCGTTGTTATTCTCGGTGATTACGCGGGAATTGAAGAAGGCACATCAGTTCGTCGCACCGGTGAGATTCTCTCTGTGCCAGTTGGAGATGCATTCCTCGGACGCGTTGTTGATCCACTCGGTCGCCCCATTGACGGCAAGGGAGAAATTAAAGCCGATGCCCGTCGTATTCTTGAATTACAGGCACCTTCGGTAGTTCAGCGTCAGCCAGTTAAAGAGCCACTGGCCACTGGTATCAAGGCGATCGACGCGATGACGGCTATTGGTCGCGGCCAGCGCCAGTTGATCATTGGTGACCGGCAGACCGGAAAGACCGCGGTTGCAGTCGACACAATTATCAACCAACTCGAAAATTGGAAGACCGGAGATCCAAAGAAGCAGGTGAAGTGCATCTACGTGGCTATTGGTCAGAAGGGTTCGACCATTGCCTCCGTTAAGGCATCTTTGGAGGAAGCAGGCGCCATGGAGTACACAACCATTGTTGCCTCTCCTGCTTCCGACCCCGCCGGATTTAAGTACCTTGCTCCATATACAGGTTCTTCAATCGGCCAGCACTGGATGTACGCGGGCCAGCACGTGCTCATTGTTTTTGATGATCTTTCCAAGCAGGCTGAGGCATACCGCTCGGTCTCACTCTTGCTGCGCCGTCCACCAGGGCGCGAGGCCTACCCAGGCGATGTTTTCTACTTACACTCACGTCTTCTCGAGCGTTGCGCAAAGCTTTCCGACGAACTCGGTGGCGGTTCCATGACCGGACTTCCGATTATCGAAACAAAAGGGAATGACGTCTCTGCGTTTATCCCTACCAACGTAATTTCTATTACTGACGGGCAGTGCTTCTTGGAGACTGACCTCTTCAACGCAGGTGTGCGCCCAGCGATCAACGTCGGTGTTTCGGTATCGCGTGTTGGTGGTTCGGCCCAGACGAAGGCGATGAAGAAGATCGCCGGACGTCTACGTCTGGACCTGGCACAGTTCCGCGAACTCGAAGCATTTGCGGCTTTTGGTTCCGACCTTGACGCTGCTTCCAAAGCACAACTGGAGCGCGGTGCGCGCATGGTCGAACTCTTGAAGCAGGGCCAGTACTCGCCTTATTCACTTGAGAAGCAGATTGTCTCAATCTGGGCCGGTACGTCTGGTCAACTCGACGATGTTGCAGTTGCCGACATTCGACGTTTCGAGACCGAGCTGCTTGATTTCATTGCTCTGGAGCGGAAGTCAATCTTCGACGTGATTTCAGAGACCAAGGAACTCAAGGACGACACTGTTACTGCTCTTGAAGAAGCAGTCACAATGTTTAAGTCTCGCTTCACATCCTCTGTTGCAAAGGCGATTAACGAAGCGCCAGTTGCTGCTCTTGAAGGCGAAAAGAACGAACAAGTGACTAAGTACGTTGCGCCGGCGGTAAAGAAGTAA
- a CDS encoding biotin carboxylase N-terminal domain-containing protein, whose amino-acid sequence MVFAKVLIANRGEVALRINGTLERLGIDAVGVYTQHDRDSLHVARISESYLLDDVQQSGYLDIQQIIAAALASNSQAIHPGYGFLAENAQLAKACQEAGLIFIGPPAHAMTAMGEKISARDYAMRAGVPVVPGIGESSMSNAELLDACRGLQFPLLVKPAAGGGGKGLHVARDFDELREVLPSARREAKTAFGDESLLVEKYLLHARHIEFQVVADNYGSSTHLGERECSLQRRHQKVVEEAPAPRFSKSNREIMGAAAVALTSAIGYQNLGTIEFLVDADAPETFYFMEMNTRLQVEHRVTEMITGLDLVECQLRLAAGERLNDVIPTSGFTGHAIEARIYAEDAFNDFLPTGGVVGKFKPANTSHTVTDSAIKDGAFISSSFDPMLAKVACWGKDRPSALESLRETLCNTVLLGVTTNIDFLIQLLHLSDIAESNYDTKFLEACELERALPSPAVLTAYAAIAASSSNVGSWRADGWRLNGMPHATIAAYIDGVRHDVPTGTRSSLVVDSYRDDDNYWLHHRSFGTWLIKEANERRVSKDRLSDEIVSPMPGVVIALNVAIGDQVTLGDPLVVIEAMKMEHIVRARHSGHVLHCNVTLNANVRVGQLLLEVVEDV is encoded by the coding sequence ATGGTGTTTGCAAAAGTTCTTATTGCCAATCGCGGAGAGGTCGCCCTCCGGATCAATGGAACATTGGAGCGACTTGGTATTGACGCTGTCGGCGTCTATACCCAGCACGATCGCGACTCACTGCATGTCGCGCGAATTTCGGAAAGTTATCTTCTCGATGACGTGCAACAGAGTGGGTACCTCGATATCCAACAGATAATTGCCGCCGCCCTGGCTAGCAACTCTCAAGCCATCCATCCCGGCTACGGATTCCTTGCAGAGAATGCGCAGCTCGCGAAAGCATGTCAGGAGGCAGGGCTCATCTTCATCGGCCCGCCAGCGCACGCAATGACTGCAATGGGCGAGAAAATCTCAGCGCGAGATTATGCGATGAGAGCAGGAGTCCCCGTCGTGCCCGGTATTGGTGAATCTTCCATGTCGAACGCAGAGTTGCTCGACGCCTGTCGTGGTTTGCAATTTCCTTTGCTGGTCAAACCTGCCGCCGGTGGTGGCGGAAAAGGTCTCCATGTGGCCCGCGACTTTGATGAATTACGCGAAGTACTTCCGAGCGCGCGTCGTGAAGCGAAGACTGCATTTGGCGACGAGAGCCTGCTTGTGGAGAAGTATCTTCTGCATGCCCGGCACATCGAATTTCAAGTTGTGGCTGACAACTATGGAAGTAGCACGCATTTAGGAGAGCGGGAATGTTCGCTGCAGCGACGCCATCAAAAAGTTGTGGAAGAAGCACCGGCGCCGCGATTTTCGAAGAGCAATCGCGAAATCATGGGTGCCGCAGCAGTAGCTCTGACTTCGGCCATCGGCTACCAGAACTTAGGCACCATTGAATTCCTCGTCGACGCCGATGCGCCGGAGACTTTTTACTTCATGGAGATGAACACGCGCCTGCAGGTGGAGCACCGCGTTACCGAGATGATCACCGGGTTGGATCTGGTCGAATGCCAGCTGCGATTGGCCGCCGGCGAACGGTTAAATGATGTAATACCGACGAGCGGATTCACCGGACACGCCATCGAGGCGCGCATTTATGCCGAGGACGCATTCAACGACTTTCTTCCAACCGGTGGAGTCGTTGGCAAATTCAAGCCAGCCAATACCTCCCACACTGTGACAGATTCGGCGATCAAGGATGGCGCATTCATTTCATCTTCATTTGACCCAATGTTGGCCAAGGTCGCCTGTTGGGGCAAAGACCGACCTTCTGCCCTCGAAAGTTTGCGAGAGACACTTTGTAATACCGTCCTACTAGGCGTCACCACAAATATCGACTTCCTCATCCAACTGTTGCACCTGAGCGACATTGCAGAATCCAACTACGACACAAAATTCCTCGAGGCATGCGAGCTTGAACGTGCCCTTCCGTCACCGGCAGTCCTAACTGCGTACGCGGCGATAGCAGCCTCTTCTTCGAACGTTGGGTCCTGGCGCGCAGATGGATGGCGCCTTAACGGTATGCCGCACGCGACGATTGCGGCGTATATCGACGGCGTCCGTCATGATGTGCCAACAGGTACTCGCTCATCTCTGGTGGTGGACTCGTATCGCGATGATGATAACTACTGGCTTCATCATCGATCCTTTGGTACGTGGCTCATCAAAGAGGCGAATGAGCGGCGTGTTTCGAAAGATCGGTTGAGTGACGAAATTGTGAGTCCGATGCCGGGGGTGGTGATCGCATTGAATGTGGCTATTGGTGATCAGGTAACACTCGGCGATCCGCTGGTTGTTATCGAAGCGATGAAGATGGAACACATTGTTCGCGCCAGGCACTCTGGCCACGTTCTGCACTGCAACGTGACTTTAAATGCCAATGTGCGAGTGGGGCAGCTCTTACTCGAGGTGGTGGAAGATGTTTGA
- the atpD gene encoding F0F1 ATP synthase subunit beta: MSTVTGKGRVARIIGPVVDIEFPADSMPSIFNALHVDVTMNGQTRMLTMEVAQHIGDNLVRAISMQPTDGMVRGAEVSDTGSAISVPVGDVTKGHVFNTLGESLDVPTSSLDIKERWPIHRNAPAFDQLESKTEMFETGIKVIDLLTPYVKGGKIGLFGGAGVGKTVLIQEMIYRVAENFGGVSVFAGVGERTREGNDLFLEMTETGVINKTALVFGQMDEPPGTRLRVALSALTMAEYFRDVQKQDVLLFIDNIFRFTQAGSEVSTLLGRMPSAVGYQPTLADEMGQLQERITSTRGHSITSMQAIYVPADDITDPAPHTTFAHLDATTVLSRPISELGIYPAVDPLDSTSRILDPRYIGEHHFRVANRTKQILQRYKDLQDIIAILGIDELSEEDRILVGRARRIQRFLSQNTFVAKVFTGLEGSFVPLNDTIEAFEALADGKYDHVPEQAFFMCGGLDDVERRAAELAKG, encoded by the coding sequence ATGTCGACAGTAACCGGTAAAGGTCGAGTAGCGCGCATTATTGGACCAGTGGTGGATATTGAATTCCCCGCCGACTCAATGCCATCGATCTTTAATGCACTACACGTTGATGTGACCATGAACGGTCAGACTCGTATGTTGACGATGGAGGTAGCTCAACACATCGGAGACAACCTCGTGCGCGCTATCTCGATGCAGCCAACTGACGGCATGGTCCGTGGTGCTGAAGTGAGCGACACCGGCTCTGCGATCTCAGTGCCAGTCGGTGATGTCACCAAGGGACACGTCTTCAACACACTAGGCGAGTCACTCGATGTTCCAACATCATCTCTCGATATCAAAGAGCGTTGGCCAATTCACCGCAATGCGCCAGCATTCGATCAACTTGAGTCAAAGACCGAGATGTTCGAGACCGGCATCAAGGTCATCGACCTACTCACACCATATGTAAAGGGCGGAAAGATCGGCCTCTTCGGTGGTGCCGGTGTTGGTAAGACCGTTCTAATTCAGGAAATGATTTACCGGGTAGCTGAAAACTTCGGCGGTGTCTCCGTATTCGCCGGTGTTGGAGAGCGTACTCGTGAAGGTAACGACCTCTTCTTGGAAATGACCGAGACCGGCGTTATCAATAAGACCGCCTTGGTCTTCGGTCAGATGGACGAGCCACCAGGGACCCGTCTTCGTGTCGCTCTCTCTGCGCTCACGATGGCTGAGTATTTCCGCGATGTTCAGAAGCAGGACGTTCTGCTCTTCATCGACAACATCTTCCGCTTTACTCAAGCAGGTTCTGAGGTATCAACTCTGCTTGGACGTATGCCATCTGCGGTTGGTTACCAGCCAACACTTGCCGATGAAATGGGCCAGCTTCAGGAGCGCATTACTTCTACCCGCGGTCACTCGATTACATCGATGCAGGCTATTTATGTGCCTGCCGATGACATCACCGACCCAGCTCCTCACACCACCTTCGCTCACTTGGATGCGACCACAGTTCTCTCGCGCCCAATTTCCGAATTGGGTATTTATCCAGCGGTAGATCCACTTGATTCAACTTCGCGTATCTTGGATCCGCGCTACATTGGCGAGCACCACTTCCGAGTTGCCAACCGGACTAAGCAAATTCTGCAGCGTTACAAGGATTTGCAGGACATCATCGCAATTCTTGGTATCGACGAACTCTCTGAAGAGGACCGGATTCTCGTTGGGCGCGCTCGCCGTATTCAACGCTTCCTTTCCCAGAATACCTTCGTCGCCAAGGTCTTCACCGGCCTTGAGGGTTCGTTCGTTCCACTAAACGACACCATCGAAGCCTTCGAAGCACTTGCAGATGGAAAGTACGATCACGTTCCAGAACAAGCATTCTTCATGTGCGGCGGTCTCGATGACGTTGAGCGCCGGGCTGCTGAATTGGCTAAGGGTTAA
- a CDS encoding TetR/AcrR family transcriptional regulator — MGTRERLLESGAALFAAKGFNGVGVEELGESVGLTGPSMYRHFRTKSALLGEMLITVSKSLLEGATEVIEENLDPQQTLSALIERHVEFAITYPDLIRVHERDFSNLEEDDARQVRRLQRRYVELWVDQIQLVRRNDTPETARTMAHAVFGLLNSTPRLRSTQRRNEVAALMLGLAQRALLP, encoded by the coding sequence ATGGGGACTCGTGAGCGTCTTCTTGAAAGCGGAGCTGCGCTCTTTGCCGCCAAGGGTTTCAATGGCGTTGGCGTTGAAGAACTAGGCGAATCGGTCGGCCTCACCGGTCCCTCGATGTACCGGCACTTTCGCACGAAAAGTGCCCTGCTCGGGGAGATGCTCATTACCGTTAGCAAGTCACTGCTCGAGGGAGCGACTGAAGTGATCGAGGAGAATCTCGATCCGCAGCAAACTCTCTCCGCATTGATCGAACGTCACGTCGAATTCGCGATCACTTATCCCGATCTCATCAGAGTCCACGAGCGCGACTTTAGTAATCTCGAAGAAGATGATGCCCGGCAGGTTCGACGCCTGCAACGGCGATATGTCGAACTCTGGGTAGATCAAATCCAACTAGTGCGGCGAAATGACACACCAGAGACTGCCCGCACCATGGCGCACGCAGTCTTTGGATTGCTCAACTCAACACCACGGCTGCGATCCACTCAGCGACGCAATGAAGTTGCCGCGCTCATGCTTGGCTTGGCGCAGCGAGCTTTACTGCCTTGA